In Desulfovibrio sp. UCD-KL4C, a single genomic region encodes these proteins:
- the ilvB gene encoding biosynthetic-type acetolactate synthase large subunit, translated as MEISGAQLLIRLLERQGTEIICGIPGGSNLPIYDALRNSSIKHILARHEQGAGFMSQGMARTTGKAAVCMATSGPGVTNMLTAIADASLDSIPIVAITGQVSSSLIGTDAFQEVDTYGLTIPITKHNFLVQSAKDLLRIIPEAYRLAESGRPGPVVIDIPKNVQSEILELDDFPEVGVKSNPSLCDENLLSRAVEMINSSRRPVIYAGGGVVAADGSKDLIRFAHKNSIPVVTSLMGLGVYPHGDPHYLGMLGMHGERATNMIMDEADLIIALGVRFDDRAIGKTCEFCKHADILHVDIDKSEIDKIKPSNLAIVGDVGHVLKFFSESAESAIRMEWSSRIASLKLMNPEILPDRDDSFHPMNLLKVVGESLSKNSIITTDVGQHQMWVAKGYPFRKPRTLLTSGGLGTMGFGLPTAIGAALSNPERRIVCVSGDGSFLMNIQELATLAEHHLNVKVLIMNNNRLGLVRQQQELFFGERYIASTFESSPDFTAIVKGFGIPAFDLGEEENPSLFLRKILGHDGPCVINIPIENENKVLPMVPPECSNIQMIGG; from the coding sequence ATGGAAATCAGTGGGGCACAATTGCTTATCAGGCTTTTGGAGCGACAGGGCACAGAGATTATATGCGGAATACCTGGCGGGTCTAATCTACCTATCTATGATGCACTCAGAAACAGCTCTATCAAGCATATTCTGGCAAGACATGAGCAAGGAGCTGGCTTTATGTCCCAGGGGATGGCCAGAACAACGGGGAAAGCAGCTGTCTGTATGGCAACTTCAGGTCCGGGAGTTACTAATATGCTGACAGCAATAGCTGATGCGAGCCTTGATTCAATCCCGATTGTTGCCATAACCGGACAGGTTTCAAGTTCATTAATCGGTACTGATGCTTTTCAGGAAGTTGATACTTATGGCCTTACAATTCCTATAACCAAGCATAATTTTTTAGTTCAATCCGCTAAAGATCTACTTCGTATTATTCCTGAGGCATACCGGCTTGCTGAATCTGGTCGTCCGGGTCCTGTCGTCATTGATATTCCAAAAAATGTTCAGAGTGAGATTCTTGAGCTGGATGATTTTCCAGAAGTCGGAGTTAAAAGTAATCCTTCATTATGTGATGAAAATTTGTTGAGTCGGGCTGTTGAAATGATCAACAGTTCACGCAGACCTGTAATCTATGCTGGCGGGGGAGTTGTTGCTGCTGACGGTTCAAAAGATTTAATTCGTTTTGCACATAAAAACTCAATCCCAGTTGTTACTTCTTTAATGGGACTTGGTGTTTATCCGCATGGTGATCCTCACTACCTTGGAATGCTAGGTATGCACGGAGAGCGTGCAACGAATATGATAATGGATGAAGCCGATTTGATTATAGCTCTCGGGGTGCGCTTTGATGATAGAGCTATCGGTAAAACATGTGAGTTCTGTAAACATGCTGATATATTGCATGTAGATATAGATAAATCTGAAATTGATAAGATTAAGCCTTCAAATCTTGCAATTGTAGGTGATGTCGGACACGTTCTTAAGTTTTTTTCCGAGAGCGCGGAATCTGCAATTCGTATGGAATGGAGCTCACGAATTGCGTCTTTAAAGTTGATGAATCCAGAAATATTGCCGGATAGAGATGACTCTTTTCACCCTATGAATCTGCTTAAAGTTGTCGGGGAGTCACTTTCTAAAAACTCTATTATCACTACAGATGTAGGGCAGCATCAGATGTGGGTTGCCAAAGGTTATCCATTTAGAAAACCGCGTACTTTGCTGACATCAGGCGGACTCGGCACAATGGGGTTCGGATTACCTACAGCAATTGGAGCGGCATTATCTAATCCTGAAAGGAGAATTGTATGCGTAAGTGGCGATGGTTCTTTTTTAATGAATATACAGGAGCTTGCAACGCTTGCTGAACATCACCTGAATGTTAAAGTCTTGATTATGAATAACAATAGGCTTGGGCTTGTACGGCAGCAGCAGGAACTTTTCTTCGGTGAAAGGTATATTGCTTCCACCTTTGAAAGTAGCCCAGATTTTACAGCCATTGTAAAAGGTTTCGGTATTCCTGCTTTTGATCTTGGAGAAGAGGAGAATCCTTCATTATTTTTACGTAAAATACTTGGTCATGATGGGCCTTGTGTCATAAACATTCCTATAGAAAATGAAAATAAAGTTCTCCCCATGGTTCCACCAGAATGCTCCAATATACAGATGATAGGAGGCTGA
- a CDS encoding tetratricopeptide repeat protein, whose product MIGLWDWFINLSDINKIAFGGLFLTGLGMACAGIYFLFKSFSKNKTHDLIKSTPEEVAIKLASSSNDNRDRLLDATQSLQSKDEEIRALEDVVEGLRELEKHDETAELAQEAEREFVAGNSDKAKEIFRKIAEYKLIKSKETDAKAQVEKIESAQAYRRLGALAFRNDTQEALEAYQNSVELDPNNANGWNQLGHLLSILGQLSDASKAYNEVLKIGESTSDIKLKAVAYSHLGIIRQIKGDLDGGEAFYLKALKINKELGFKDGIAGNYYHLGVIHKIKGDLDGAEAFYIKALKIDKKIGCKASMAADYGSLGVIRKTKGDLDGAGAFYLKAFEINKELGCKEGMAVDYANLGVILTIQGDLDGAEILYLKALEINKEFGRKEGMAADYGNLGAIRQAQGDYVAAEYFCLKALEIDKELCCKEGMAIRYGHLGTIRQTQGDCVAAEYFCRKALETDKELGRKEGMAIQYCRLGLIRQIQGDFDGAEELLIESLGLYKEVGVPTMIEQVQGFLSNLFSK is encoded by the coding sequence ATGATTGGGTTGTGGGATTGGTTTATAAATTTGAGTGACATAAATAAAATTGCTTTCGGCGGTTTATTTCTTACAGGTTTAGGAATGGCCTGTGCTGGCATCTATTTTTTATTCAAATCATTTTCTAAGAATAAGACTCATGATTTAATTAAAAGCACTCCAGAAGAAGTCGCTATAAAACTAGCTAGCAGCTCAAATGATAATCGAGATCGCCTTCTCGATGCAACTCAATCCCTCCAGTCCAAAGATGAAGAAATACGCGCTTTGGAAGATGTTGTTGAAGGGTTGCGAGAATTAGAAAAGCATGACGAAACAGCTGAATTAGCGCAAGAAGCAGAGCGTGAATTTGTTGCAGGTAATTCTGACAAAGCAAAAGAGATTTTTCGTAAGATTGCTGAATACAAATTAATCAAATCAAAAGAAACTGATGCAAAAGCGCAGGTAGAGAAAATAGAGTCGGCTCAAGCTTATAGACGTTTAGGAGCCTTAGCATTTAGAAATGATACACAAGAGGCACTTGAAGCCTATCAAAATTCTGTAGAACTTGATCCTAATAATGCTAATGGCTGGAACCAGCTGGGCCATTTGCTAAGTATACTTGGGCAGCTAAGTGATGCTTCAAAAGCTTATAACGAAGTTTTGAAAATTGGCGAATCTACTAGTGATATAAAATTGAAGGCTGTAGCTTACAGTCATCTTGGAATTATTCGCCAAATTAAGGGTGATCTTGATGGAGGAGAAGCTTTTTATCTAAAGGCTCTTAAAATTAACAAAGAGCTCGGGTTCAAAGATGGCATTGCAGGGAATTACTACCACCTTGGCGTTATCCATAAAATTAAGGGTGACCTTGATGGCGCAGAGGCATTTTATATAAAGGCTCTTAAAATTGACAAAAAAATCGGATGTAAAGCAAGTATGGCTGCTGATTATGGCAGTCTTGGCGTTATCCGTAAAACTAAGGGTGACCTTGATGGAGCAGGGGCCTTTTATCTAAAGGCTTTTGAAATTAACAAAGAACTCGGATGTAAAGAAGGTATGGCTGTGGATTACGCCAACCTTGGTGTTATCCTTACAATTCAGGGTGATCTTGATGGCGCAGAAATTCTTTATCTAAAGGCTCTTGAAATTAACAAAGAATTTGGACGTAAAGAAGGTATGGCTGCTGATTATGGCAACCTCGGTGCTATCCGCCAAGCTCAAGGTGACTACGTTGCAGCTGAGTATTTTTGTCTTAAGGCTCTGGAAATTGATAAGGAACTGTGTTGCAAAGAAGGTATGGCCATTCGATACGGCCACCTCGGAACTATTCGCCAAACTCAGGGTGACTGTGTTGCCGCTGAGTACTTTTGTCGTAAGGCTCTGGAAACTGACAAGGAATTGGGGCGCAAAGAAGGAATGGCCATCCAATACTGTCGCCTCGGCTTAATCCGGCAAATTCAGGGTGACTTTGATGGCGCAGAGGAATTGTTGATTGAGTCTTTAGGTCTTTATAAAGAGGTTGGAGTTCCCACGATGATTGAACAAGTTCAAGGCTTCTTAAGTAATCTTTTTTCTAAATAG
- the thiD gene encoding bifunctional hydroxymethylpyrimidine kinase/phosphomethylpyrimidine kinase, whose protein sequence is MNSLPCVLTIAGSDSGGGAGIQADIKTISILGCYAASVITAITAQNTVTVSGIEPVTPEFVALQIETVCADVNVKGAKTGMLFSAAIIKSVAAALVGKSFPLVVDPVCVATSGARLLKEDAVEAMKELFPLADLITPNIPEAELFAGMKIKTREDVFKAIEILLEMGPKAVLVKGGHFDSVAATDWLGVKGQKPIPLMQQRVKTKNTHGTGCTLSAAIASGLAKGENLVTAILGAQKYLNLALRAGFALGEGGGPPNHLAPMLITDMKEGLLSDLHECGLRLTKMVGLNKLIPESRMNVVAALPCATEIDGVAAFTGRVSCTRKGEILVGGYPAFGASIHMAKVILCARKHNPDINCAVGIKYNDQIITAIAKCGFVEAWFDLADKPNGLNREIGSSLEWGTCEALANHDDVTKVDVVCDPGDIGVEPFVRILGKDFQDLEEKLIRVISFLKS, encoded by the coding sequence ATGAATTCGCTTCCATGCGTATTAACGATAGCCGGGTCGGACTCAGGCGGTGGCGCCGGGATTCAAGCTGACATTAAAACAATATCTATTTTAGGGTGTTATGCAGCAAGTGTTATTACAGCCATTACTGCTCAGAATACCGTTACCGTTTCCGGTATTGAGCCTGTTACACCTGAATTTGTTGCATTACAGATTGAAACGGTTTGTGCAGATGTTAATGTAAAGGGTGCAAAGACAGGTATGCTGTTTTCTGCTGCTATAATAAAATCTGTCGCAGCGGCTTTAGTCGGAAAATCTTTTCCACTTGTTGTTGATCCTGTTTGTGTTGCAACCAGTGGAGCAAGACTTCTTAAGGAAGATGCCGTGGAAGCAATGAAAGAGTTGTTTCCATTAGCTGACCTAATTACTCCTAACATTCCAGAAGCAGAGCTTTTTGCAGGTATGAAGATTAAAACCCGTGAAGACGTATTCAAAGCAATTGAAATTCTCCTTGAAATGGGACCTAAAGCTGTTTTGGTTAAAGGAGGGCATTTTGATTCTGTTGCTGCAACTGACTGGCTTGGTGTTAAAGGTCAAAAACCGATTCCACTTATGCAACAGCGTGTGAAAACTAAAAATACTCATGGCACAGGATGTACTCTTTCCGCAGCGATAGCTTCCGGTCTGGCAAAAGGGGAGAATCTTGTTACTGCAATTTTAGGTGCTCAAAAATATCTTAATCTTGCCCTGCGTGCCGGATTTGCTCTTGGGGAAGGTGGTGGTCCTCCAAACCATCTTGCACCTATGTTGATTACGGATATGAAAGAAGGGCTTCTGTCAGATCTGCATGAATGCGGATTACGACTGACTAAAATGGTCGGACTTAATAAGTTAATCCCAGAAAGCCGGATGAATGTTGTCGCGGCCCTTCCTTGCGCAACGGAGATAGACGGAGTCGCAGCATTTACCGGGCGTGTTAGTTGTACCCGTAAGGGGGAAATTCTTGTTGGCGGTTATCCTGCCTTCGGAGCATCGATACATATGGCAAAGGTTATCCTTTGTGCTAGAAAACATAACCCTGACATTAACTGTGCGGTCGGCATTAAATATAATGATCAAATTATAACCGCAATTGCAAAATGCGGCTTTGTTGAAGCATGGTTTGATCTTGCAGATAAGCCTAACGGTTTGAATAGAGAGATCGGAAGTTCTCTTGAATGGGGAACCTGTGAGGCTCTTGCTAATCATGATGATGTAACCAAAGTGGATGTTGTCTGCGATCCAGGAGATATTGGGGTTGAGCCTTTTGTGAGAATTTTAGGTAAGGACTTTCAAGATCTTGAAGAAAAACTTATCCGTGTAATCAGTTTTTTGAAAAGTTAA
- a CDS encoding DNA integrity scanning protein DisA nucleotide-binding domain protein, whose amino-acid sequence MSSNSFANLCIFHIMDGLRDGLSHFSQISRVALLYAIKPGDPLRIYDPQDLLRDHEPKLKEIYIDSDKWKSGSRHDDTTRLIELIKTKDLALAGLISCSARSSSLFYQCWFTEQHPNMCSIGPTQSWMEYAAMILSQDYAAQNILRLDSSGHLLREYSTHAVRDYIVDQRNRIMGWDTQLRIYPILDAILGISKTKEEGAWARGDLIFIEPSELESLNYLAKFPENERPALKNHKHVRKLLQSVENSSRKLVSDGKCVVGISSCTPSNTSISANFKGERGILQLGPESICSFADATFSSTNFKPNLVQLEETLLEIPLDGNDRHGLFQFANKMVASATNQSHGCTLVLDFNETPVKIAGQTLEIPLDLKDPEIRGLARALTKLDGAVHIGKDVKVYGFACLLDGKTVSGENRGRGARFNSALRFTAEHPNIIVIVVSSDKPVSIIQRGAELTASCDWTQHFACVSTPPTLEEWIEQ is encoded by the coding sequence ATGAGCTCAAACTCTTTCGCTAATCTGTGCATCTTCCATATAATGGATGGATTGCGTGACGGACTTTCACACTTCTCACAGATAAGTCGAGTAGCTTTGCTATACGCAATAAAGCCCGGTGATCCTTTGCGTATTTATGATCCACAAGATTTATTAAGAGACCACGAACCAAAGCTAAAAGAAATTTATATTGACTCAGATAAATGGAAGTCTGGGAGCAGACATGACGACACAACGCGGCTGATTGAACTAATCAAAACAAAGGATCTGGCACTAGCAGGATTAATTTCATGCAGTGCCCGCTCCAGCAGCCTTTTTTACCAATGCTGGTTTACAGAACAACATCCCAACATGTGTTCAATCGGTCCAACTCAAAGTTGGATGGAATATGCGGCAATGATTCTTTCTCAAGATTATGCTGCGCAGAACATTTTGCGTCTTGATAGTTCAGGGCATCTTTTGCGTGAATATTCAACCCATGCTGTAAGAGATTACATTGTTGATCAACGTAATAGAATCATGGGTTGGGATACACAACTAAGAATTTACCCGATTCTTGATGCAATTCTAGGAATATCCAAAACAAAAGAAGAAGGCGCATGGGCTCGCGGTGATCTAATTTTTATTGAACCGTCAGAACTTGAATCATTAAATTATCTGGCAAAATTCCCAGAAAATGAAAGACCGGCGCTAAAAAACCATAAGCACGTTAGAAAACTTCTACAATCTGTAGAGAATTCCAGCAGAAAACTGGTATCTGATGGAAAATGTGTCGTCGGAATTTCATCATGCACACCTTCAAACACCTCTATTTCCGCTAATTTCAAAGGAGAAAGAGGCATTCTACAACTAGGACCGGAATCTATTTGCAGCTTTGCTGATGCAACCTTTTCATCAACAAATTTCAAGCCGAATTTAGTCCAACTTGAAGAAACACTTCTTGAAATTCCACTTGATGGCAATGACAGACACGGTTTATTTCAATTTGCAAATAAAATGGTTGCCAGCGCAACGAATCAAAGCCACGGATGCACACTGGTTTTAGATTTTAACGAAACTCCTGTTAAAATAGCAGGCCAGACTTTAGAAATTCCTCTTGATTTGAAAGATCCTGAAATTCGAGGCCTAGCCAGAGCCCTGACCAAGTTAGACGGGGCTGTACATATCGGAAAAGATGTAAAAGTTTATGGTTTTGCATGCCTGCTGGACGGAAAAACTGTTTCAGGTGAAAATAGAGGAAGAGGAGCCAGATTTAATTCTGCCCTTCGCTTTACTGCGGAACATCCCAACATCATTGTCATTGTAGTTTCTTCCGACAAACCTGTCTCAATTATTCAACGCGGCGCAGAACTGACAGCTAGTTGTGACTGGACGCAGCACTTTGCATGTGTCAGCACTCCGCCCACTTTAGAAGAATGGATTGAACAATAA
- the ilvN gene encoding acetolactate synthase small subunit, translating into MCKYGLDLLVRNHAGVMSQITGLFARRNFNLEGIVCGPVGTGEESRMVLTVKDDSKLEQIVLQLEKLYDVLKVKRVEDHQFTKILEQL; encoded by the coding sequence ATGTGTAAATATGGTTTAGATTTACTTGTCAGAAATCACGCCGGAGTTATGAGCCAGATTACCGGACTTTTTGCTCGAAGAAATTTTAACCTTGAGGGAATTGTTTGCGGTCCGGTCGGAACTGGAGAGGAGAGCCGTATGGTCTTGACTGTTAAAGATGATAGCAAACTTGAACAGATAGTTTTGCAACTTGAAAAACTATATGATGTTCTCAAGGTTAAAAGGGTTGAAGATCATCAGTTTACTAAGATATTAGAGCAGCTTTAA
- a CDS encoding class I SAM-dependent methyltransferase, with translation MLTASKELRKTIREITKDLARHEMSQWKLLLSGLDREMSILEIGCGRGGKTDFLRSQGFKNILGVEKNLYQVDECNKRGLNVVSLEDFDTGYAEKKFDFLVLSHIIEHFKFEDLIKFIDGYLKYLKPDGLVLIATPMVHPHFWLDLDHEKPYYPQGIKNFYSGSSEQVGFSSEYKLKLQDIRFRKSPFKVKNDRNLLLKNNDIPMLLFNLFCAGLFKFSCNVIGYKSGWVGLFKLKS, from the coding sequence ATGCTAACGGCTAGTAAAGAGTTGCGTAAAACTATTCGGGAAATTACCAAAGACCTTGCTCGTCATGAGATGTCACAATGGAAGTTGCTTTTATCAGGTCTTGATCGCGAAATGAGTATTCTTGAGATCGGGTGTGGCCGAGGCGGTAAAACTGATTTTTTAAGATCGCAAGGTTTTAAAAATATTCTTGGAGTTGAAAAGAATCTTTATCAGGTTGATGAGTGCAATAAACGAGGATTGAACGTAGTTTCTTTAGAAGATTTTGATACAGGGTACGCGGAAAAGAAATTTGATTTTTTAGTTTTATCCCATATTATTGAGCACTTTAAGTTTGAAGATTTAATCAAATTTATCGATGGATATCTGAAATATTTAAAACCGGATGGATTGGTGCTTATTGCAACTCCTATGGTTCACCCTCATTTCTGGCTAGATTTGGATCATGAGAAACCTTATTACCCTCAAGGTATTAAGAATTTTTACAGTGGGAGTTCAGAACAGGTTGGTTTCAGTTCAGAATATAAATTGAAGTTACAGGATATCAGGTTCCGGAAAAGTCCTTTTAAAGTCAAAAATGACCGAAACCTTCTTCTTAAGAATAATGATATTCCAATGCTTCTGTTTAATTTATTTTGCGCAGGTTTGTTTAAGTTTTCGTGTAATGTAATTGGTTATAAGTCTGGGTGGGTGGGGTTATTTAAGTTAAAGTCATAG
- a CDS encoding class I SAM-dependent RNA methyltransferase yields the protein MLDFERKSVVMVTCPKGFSPYLAEEISKMGFKVRNEFYAGVETKASLNECMRLNLWTRCGHRVLYQLKKFKAATPDQMYDEVREMEWERILSPDDYLTITSSVITETINDTRFANVKVKDAIVDKIREKLGRRPSSGPDMTGIIVFLHWRDDDCTIYLDTSGVPLSKRGYRKLPHKAPLQETLAATLIKASGWNGRGNFISPMCGSGTLAIEAALIALSGAPGLIRDTYAFMNLPGYNEAYWDNLCIEAEDRERNSIDGKIIATDLDPEAVDAARKNARAAGVEHHIEFEVCDFRDTEIPEGKGVIFFNPEYGERLGNSTLLEKIYTAIGDFLKNKCQGYKGYVFTGNSNLAKFIGLKTSRRLLFYNAKIECRLLEYEIFAGSAKRRY from the coding sequence ATGCTCGATTTTGAACGCAAAAGTGTAGTTATGGTCACTTGTCCTAAAGGTTTTTCACCTTATCTAGCGGAAGAAATTTCGAAGATGGGATTTAAAGTAAGAAATGAATTTTATGCAGGGGTCGAAACTAAAGCTTCTCTTAATGAGTGTATGCGGCTTAATCTATGGACTCGTTGCGGTCATCGCGTATTGTATCAGCTTAAAAAGTTTAAGGCTGCAACTCCTGATCAGATGTATGATGAAGTCAGAGAAATGGAATGGGAACGAATCCTTTCTCCAGATGATTATTTGACCATTACATCTTCAGTTATCACTGAAACTATCAATGATACTCGTTTTGCAAATGTGAAGGTTAAAGACGCTATTGTTGATAAAATTCGTGAAAAATTAGGCCGCCGTCCTTCGTCCGGTCCGGATATGACTGGGATTATTGTTTTTCTTCATTGGAGAGATGATGATTGTACTATTTATCTTGATACTTCCGGCGTACCTCTTTCTAAAAGAGGATATAGAAAGCTTCCGCACAAAGCCCCATTGCAAGAAACTCTGGCTGCAACTTTAATTAAAGCTTCAGGGTGGAATGGTCGTGGAAATTTTATTTCTCCTATGTGCGGTAGTGGAACTCTCGCTATTGAAGCTGCATTAATCGCTCTTTCAGGAGCTCCGGGTTTGATTCGTGATACATATGCTTTTATGAATCTACCGGGGTATAATGAAGCATATTGGGATAATTTATGTATTGAGGCTGAAGACAGAGAACGTAATTCTATTGACGGGAAAATTATAGCAACTGACCTTGACCCTGAAGCTGTAGACGCTGCCCGCAAAAATGCTCGTGCTGCCGGTGTTGAGCATCACATAGAGTTTGAAGTTTGTGATTTTCGTGATACAGAAATTCCTGAAGGGAAGGGAGTTATCTTTTTTAATCCTGAATATGGCGAAAGACTCGGAAATTCTACCCTGTTAGAAAAAATTTATACGGCTATTGGCGATTTTTTGAAGAATAAATGCCAAGGCTATAAAGGATATGTTTTTACTGGTAATTCAAATTTGGCAAAGTTTATAGGTCTTAAGACTTCGCGCAGACTTCTTTTTTATAATGCAAAAATTGAATGTAGACTGCTAGAATATGAAATCTTTGCCGGCAGCGCTAAGAGAAGATATTAA
- a CDS encoding YgiQ family radical SAM protein, which produces MTKTIITSKTKQPNFLPMTRKEMDRLGWDEPDILLVSGDSYIDHPSFGIPLLGRVLTAHGYKVALICQPDWNDTKQIEALGRPRLYAGVSAGALDSMVSHYTSFRKKRSDDAYTPGGKAGARPNRACIIYTNLLKKAFKGLPVILGGIESSLRRVSHFDFWTDKVRKTILMDSKADLLIYGMGERAMLEAADRLSQAAEPSNKVLRNISGTAFMGNIEDVPADAEVINLPSHQDIIDEPQMLMKATLLLEEQVHYGKSWAIQKTDNRHVVITPPSPYLTTAELDWLYTLPFARLPHPSYEGKGRIPAADMIEFSITSHRGCGGGCSFCSIAMHQGRHIRSRSRKSILNEAAEMNSHVDFRGSISDIGGPSANMWNAKCSLERNICKRKSCLVPNVCPNFKYDQKANLDLLKQTKNLNGIKHVRVASGVRFDLGLKDRTSLREIFKEFVGGQLKVAPEHIAPVVLKHMRKPDLPVFESFLELFKAESSKAGKDQYVIPYLMSAFPGCTDADMRMLADWLKSKGWSPKQVQCFIPTPGTIATAMYYTGTSPDGEQIFVARTDAQRLKQHGILIPDSGRDPRSFRNKDKQSKPKNKDSKTKQKDFRGNKKFKGKGKTEPFFKKSKKK; this is translated from the coding sequence ATGACAAAAACAATTATCACTTCAAAAACAAAGCAACCTAATTTTCTGCCCATGACAAGAAAGGAAATGGACAGGCTCGGATGGGATGAGCCTGATATTCTTCTAGTGTCAGGAGATAGCTATATAGATCACCCAAGTTTCGGAATCCCGCTCTTAGGCAGAGTACTAACTGCTCATGGATATAAAGTTGCGCTTATCTGTCAACCTGACTGGAATGACACAAAACAGATTGAAGCCCTCGGACGCCCACGTTTATATGCCGGAGTCTCTGCCGGAGCACTTGATTCTATGGTTTCGCACTACACATCATTTCGTAAAAAAAGAAGTGATGATGCTTACACGCCCGGTGGAAAGGCCGGAGCCAGACCAAACCGTGCATGTATAATTTATACAAATCTTTTAAAAAAAGCGTTCAAAGGACTGCCTGTAATCTTAGGCGGGATCGAATCGTCACTGCGCCGAGTTTCGCATTTCGATTTTTGGACTGATAAAGTCCGCAAAACAATTCTTATGGACAGCAAAGCTGACCTTTTGATTTACGGCATGGGCGAACGTGCTATGCTTGAAGCGGCAGACAGACTTTCACAAGCAGCTGAACCTTCAAACAAAGTACTGCGAAATATCAGCGGTACAGCATTTATGGGAAACATTGAAGATGTTCCTGCGGATGCGGAAGTAATAAACCTACCTTCCCATCAGGATATTATTGACGAGCCACAAATGTTAATGAAAGCAACTCTTTTGTTAGAAGAACAAGTTCACTATGGCAAGTCATGGGCAATTCAAAAAACAGACAACAGACATGTAGTAATAACACCACCATCACCTTACCTCACCACTGCTGAACTAGATTGGCTATATACATTGCCATTTGCAAGACTGCCCCACCCTTCTTATGAAGGAAAAGGCAGAATACCTGCCGCTGATATGATTGAATTCAGCATAACATCTCACCGAGGATGCGGCGGAGGATGTTCTTTCTGCTCAATTGCTATGCATCAGGGAAGGCACATCCGTTCCCGCAGTAGAAAGTCCATTTTGAATGAAGCTGCTGAAATGAATTCACATGTTGATTTCAGAGGTTCTATCTCAGACATTGGTGGCCCAAGTGCTAATATGTGGAATGCAAAATGCTCACTCGAAAGAAACATCTGCAAGCGTAAAAGCTGCCTTGTACCAAATGTCTGTCCTAACTTTAAATATGACCAGAAAGCGAACCTTGATCTATTAAAACAGACAAAGAATTTAAATGGGATAAAACATGTCCGTGTTGCCAGCGGAGTAAGGTTCGATCTAGGGCTCAAAGATCGCACAAGCTTGCGTGAAATATTTAAAGAATTTGTCGGTGGACAGTTGAAAGTAGCACCTGAGCATATCGCGCCTGTCGTTCTAAAACATATGCGCAAACCGGATCTTCCTGTATTCGAAAGCTTTCTTGAACTTTTTAAGGCTGAATCGAGCAAAGCAGGCAAAGATCAATATGTCATTCCTTACTTGATGAGTGCATTTCCTGGCTGCACTGATGCAGATATGCGCATGCTCGCTGACTGGCTTAAATCAAAAGGCTGGTCACCTAAACAGGTACAATGCTTTATCCCAACCCCTGGAACGATAGCCACTGCTATGTATTATACAGGCACATCACCGGACGGAGAACAAATCTTTGTTGCAAGGACAGATGCCCAACGTTTGAAACAGCATGGCATCCTTATTCCAGACTCAGGACGTGACCCGCGAAGTTTCCGCAATAAAGATAAACAGAGTAAACCGAAAAACAAAGATTCAAAAACTAAACAAAAAGATTTTAGAGGAAACAAAAAATTTAAAGGAAAAGGCAAAACAGAACCATTCTTTAAAAAAAGTAAAAAAAAATAA